Proteins encoded within one genomic window of Alosa alosa isolate M-15738 ecotype Scorff River chromosome 24, AALO_Geno_1.1, whole genome shotgun sequence:
- the LOC125289606 gene encoding cold-inducible RNA-binding protein-like isoform X2 produces MSDEGKLFVGGLSFDTTEQSLEEAFTKFGVITNVHVARNRDTQQSRGFGFVTFDNPDDAKEAMDGMNGQSVDGRTIRVDKAGKPGGGGGGGGGYRGGGGGGYGGGYRGGRGRGGGGYGGGGGGW; encoded by the exons ATGTCTGACGAGGGAAAACTGTTCGTCGGTGGACTTAGCTTCGACACAACGGAGCAGTCCCTTGAAGAAGCTTTCACTAAGTTTGGGGTTATCACAAACGTTCACGTTGCCAGAAATCGGGACACTCAGCAATCGCGTGGCTTTGGTTTCGTCACATTCGATAACCCGGACGATGCAAAAGAGGCCATGGATGGAATGAATGGACAGTCTGTCGACGGCAGAACGATCCGCGTGGACAAGGCCGGAAAGCCTGGTGGTGGCggaggcggcggcggcggctacCGTGGCGGCGGAGGCGGTGGATACGGTGGAGGCTACCGAGGTGGTCGTGGCAGAGGAGGCGGAGGATACGGAG GCGGCGGTGGAGGCTGGTGA
- the LOC125289607 gene encoding cold-inducible RNA-binding protein-like → MSDEGKLFVGGLSFDTTEQSLEEAFSKYGVISNVHVARHRDTQQPRGFGFVTFDNPEDAKDALDRMNGESVDGRQIRVDKAGKPGGGGGGGGGGGGYRGGGGGGYGGGYRGGRGRGGGGYGGGGGYGGGGGGW, encoded by the coding sequence ATGTCTGACGAGGGAAAACTGTTCGTCGGTGGACTTAGCTTCGACACAACGGAGCAGTCCCTTGAAGAAGCTTTCTCTAAGTATGGGGTTATCTCTAACGTTCACGTCGCCAGACATCGGGACACTCAGCAACCGCGTGGCTTTGGTTTCGTCACATTCGACAACCCGGAAGATGCAAAAGACGCCTTGGATAGAATGAATGGAGAGTCTGTCGACGGCAGACAGATCCGCGTGGATAAGGCCGGAAAGcctggtggtggcggtggcggcggcggcggcggcggtggcTACCGTGGCGGCGGAGGCGGTGGATACGGTGGAGGCTACCGAGGTGGTCGTGGCAGAGGAGGCGGAGGATACGGAGGTGGCGGTGGATACGGAGGCGGCGGTGGAGGCTGGTGA
- the LOC125289606 gene encoding cold-inducible RNA-binding protein B-like isoform X1 has product MSDEGKLFVGGLSFDTTEQSLEEAFTKFGVITNVHVARNRDTQQSRGFGFVTFDNPDDAKEAMDGMNGQSVDGRTIRVDKAGKPGGGGGGGGGYRGGGGGGYGGGYRGGRGRGGGGYGGGGGYGGGGGYGGGGGGW; this is encoded by the coding sequence ATGTCTGACGAGGGAAAACTGTTCGTCGGTGGACTTAGCTTCGACACAACGGAGCAGTCCCTTGAAGAAGCTTTCACTAAGTTTGGGGTTATCACAAACGTTCACGTTGCCAGAAATCGGGACACTCAGCAATCGCGTGGCTTTGGTTTCGTCACATTCGATAACCCGGACGATGCAAAAGAGGCCATGGATGGAATGAATGGACAGTCTGTCGACGGCAGAACGATCCGCGTGGACAAGGCCGGAAAGCCTGGTGGTGGCggaggcggcggcggcggctacCGTGGCGGCGGAGGCGGTGGATACGGTGGAGGCTACCGAGGTGGTCGTGGCAGAGGAGGCGGAGGATACGGAGGTGGCGGTGGATATGGAGGCGGTGGCGGATACGGCGGCGGCGGAGGAGGCTGGTGA